A segment of the Crassostrea angulata isolate pt1a10 chromosome 10, ASM2561291v2, whole genome shotgun sequence genome:
TTTTATGCTATAAGGCAGCGATGGCATTCCATATTAACTATTTGCCGCTTTAGTTGTGATTATCTACCTATAATGATTTTTGTTAAGGAGGCTGACATTTTTGTAATAAGCATATAAGTTGTGATTCAATAATTAACCACCAAATTAAGAGATGAGTCTGATATCTCCTATTTTTAAATTGTCACTTgttcacataatacatcatgcACTAGTAAAATCAGTCTATTCAAGTTGATTCAGATTAATGCATTATGTTTGATACATCATAATACAGTAAGCCGTCTATGGTTCACACTTCCACCCTCCAAATCAATTAATGTGGATGAGACAGAGGAAATAAATGGTACTGGAGCAGATGAAGATGGGGACCTGATGCTGAGAAGGAAAACAAGTAAATGCAAAGAGACTGGAGACAGGAGTGTTCTAACAATAGGTACatgttcaaagtttaaacaTAAAGAACTAAAGATTTGCCACAGTGTAATTGCTTAAAATTaagatgaataaatgaaattaagttAATGTATGCATGCAtgacagtaccgatcagacccaacctaacaccagagcagagtcttttatttttttaatttgtgtcatttcggggtttactttggattTACTAGGGTTTGCTCACTGAAGTGAGTCTTCAAACTTACCATCTTACCGCCTGTAATCTTGCACCTTGTATATTCCTAATACACATGTAGCATATCTGCTTTCACAGGTCAACTTCTAGCTGGGGTTTACTCTATATGTCCACTCTGAGTTTACTGTGGGTTAACTCTGGGTCTGCTCTAGCAAACTGGGTGTAAACCCCAAGCAGACCCTGAAAGTAAACAAATGGTCTAGTTTGGGGCAGCTTTCTGATAGGTTTGGTCTAATTGACACTGTATGCCGTGCATGCCATGTTATGTTATGATTCCATtagattttaatcatttttaaggcgtcgagctaatgctcggcagccttctagcgatcgtctggattggcaatcgtccaaaaattcatgcactgcaccgcctttttaatgcgcataaaaaaaaataagttccttgaagtattaaacgtattacaagatttgtattccttttattcaactaaattgtgtacaaaaaaccaactttgcctccctggttattgacaactcattgcattagtataaatttgcttaatcaagaaatggcggatgaatacaataaggtgcaatgtaaacattcactaaaatattatttaagtttatcgcttacattttgattggagactgtgcccgatagaaataaaatttgatatgtaaatgtatttgttatcgggcatggtctccaaaataattgtaagcgataaacttatcAAGAGATTTTGTTGCATttaataaacacgataatgcagttggtttggtcgagcattttagatagcacgtgttgtggatttgtttgtaaacaaccatagcataggtaatcttgtttcaaacgggaattgaaataaataaaagtatgtattattattataattagggacacagtgttaatgtattcaaattatgagccTGTGAAATGTGCaaagactttttaaagcagaaagaaaataataatcttttttaaactttgaaatttcttcgatttttgtaaccatgatgagttattgtattataaactcatcactacctattttataacgaaatatactgattattgtttttgaaacagcacaaaacgtaatttatttccttttttattctaatattatttgataaacgaCTTTATATATTAGTACAGAAAtccaaattattgatatcattctatataaaagaaaatgtcagctcgacgcctttgtggccgttccggcctttgattatACTAAGATATGAGTAaaggattcaaataattttcagCCCACTGGATGGAAACTGAGCTTAAAGATGTTGGAAAACAGGTAAGAGTTGATGCACAGTTTGTGAGTAATATTGCTGTTAAAGATTCCATGTCATGAAATTTCTTTGATGAAATCCTTAATTAAGGTGTTTGGACTTTGTTTTGAACCATGATCTGGCCAATCTATAACCATCTAGCAAATAAAACTACGGTACTCTTTTTCTACACAGTTGTGGCATGGTTCCCTTCTGTTGGCAGACTATCTTATCCATGTCCAGGAGGAGTTGAGAAATGAGACAGTTGTAGAGCTAGGAGCTGGCACTGGCCTAGCCAGCATTGTAGCCTCCTTCTTTGCCAAGAATGTTGTTTGTacaggtgagagagagagagagaaagagagagagagagagagagagagagagagagagagagagagagagagagagagagagagagtatacaTTAttcagggaaatatttgccccatTTTGATTTTGCCCTTTTCAGCCTTGTTTTCAGTGGGTGAATTTAAGATAGGGCAAATTCAAAATTCTCAAATTATCCATCTTTAAACACAAATGTGTCTGGGTGAATTCAAGATGGGGTGAAAATATTAGCAATTAGTGTTACTAGAAGGGCGAAAACTACACAGGGTGAAAATaactctgtatacagtattttataGAAACTTCAGTATTAACAAAATCCTTTGCTTTTACCTCATAAACGGTTTAATTACCAGTACTCTTGGTATAAAGAATCGTAAATATGAAAGACTAGTATAATCACATGCTTATTTTCACTAACACTGGCCATTTGCTTGACTTAATTGGTTTTTATATGGGTATAAGTGTGAAGATGGAGAGAGAGGGAATTTCATTTAACTTTTTTCAGTTATAAATATGCTTTTGTAAACATGAGAGCATGTACTTGATTTGGAATATATGCACAgataaatttaaagatttaaacttTTCTTAGATACTGGAGAAGATGTGTTAAAACTTGCAGATCACAACCTGGATCAGAACTGGAACTGTCTGGATCCAATAAAGgagaaaaatttcaaagtgtgTCAGCTTGACTGGGTGACAGAAAGCCCAACATCAGGTTCATATTATCCTTGAATAGGAAaattatagatacatgtacattaaatatgtattactgtggaatcattaaaattcattccgGCTTAATTTTCATGGTATTCATTGGTAGCGCTCCCACAGGAATTTACATCcttgatgaaaacaaatttagaaagggttatttttcttactgaaactgaaaactgacgcatccacgaaattacatcccagcaaacaagaaaaaacccacaatccacaaaaattggcccccatgaattTTAACGATTCCCGGTATGTGATTTAATAATCAAAGTTTGGAAAGATATGTCTATCAATGAAATGTTTGaagtataattattaataagtgCATGTACACCAGAAAAATGTTACAATCCTTCGTACAGCATCACtgtgaattaattttttaggCACTGATAAGTATACAATTAAAGAAGAAGAAGTGAGTTTGATAAACACAGCCAGGATTTTCATAGCAGGAGATGGTGAGATATTAAAGGAAcatggaatcattctttgagtatcatTTGAATGATCAAAGAATGGTTCATTATTATCGATACTAACAATATAGCTATAAATTTCAGCTATTGTaacattaaatatcaaattattgacatttttatgttatttttactATTGTATAATTATGCATACCCTGCTTGTGCCCCATTtgtaaatcatttaattaattgaACTTAATGTTACTTTGATTCAAAGTGTCATCACAGATAAAGACAATGagaaatgtatatatttctaGATAAAACACATATATGCTGTCTTTATGTACACAAAGGTGGTATTTAACAAGGGTATAAAGAAATAGTAGTGGTTTTCATTGTCCCCTCCCCCCAAgaccaattacatgtatatcagtatTTTGTATTCTAagaaatgtattaattttcagTTGTGTATGATGACAAACTGACCATAGGCTTCTTTAACACTGTATACAAACTTCTGATGAATTTCCCAGCCAAGTCACTGTTCATCAGCTTGG
Coding sequences within it:
- the LOC128167602 gene encoding methyltransferase-like protein 22 isoform X2; its protein translation is MEPTEKVLSDVHLTSQNTAVEGNTYTVSRLWFTLPPSKSINVDETEEINGTGADEDGDLMLRRKTSKCKETGDRSVLTIAHWMETELKDVGKQLWHGSLLLADYLIHVQEELRNETVVELGAGTGLASIVASFFAKNVVCTDTGEDVLKLADHNLDQNWNCLDPIKEKNFKVCQLDWVTESPTSGTDKYTIKEEEVSLINTARIFIAGDVVYDDKLTIGFFNTVYKLLMNFPAKSLFISLEKRYIFTLEDKDVVAPAFDYFCECLEALMETTSNNGVEFHYKEIPVDFPQYFTYNRTKELILYKIYTTFPNTST
- the LOC128167602 gene encoding methyltransferase-like protein 22 isoform X1, producing MEPTEKVLSDVHLTSQNTAVEGNTYTVSRLWFTLPPSKSINVDETEEINGTGADEDGDLMLRRKTSKCKETGDRSVLTIAHWMETELKDVGKQLWHGSLLLADYLIHVQEELRNETVVELGAGTGLASIVASFFAKNVVCTDTGEDVLKLADHNLDQNWNCLDPIKEKNFKVCQLDWVTESPTSGTDKYTIKEEEVSLINTARIFIAGDVVYDDKLTIGFFNTVYKLLMNFPAKSLFISLEKRYIFTLEDKDVVAPAFDYFCECLEALMETTSNNGVEFHYKEIPVDFPQYFTYNRTKELVGFLTIFDSSNRILTY